The proteins below come from a single Papaver somniferum cultivar HN1 chromosome 11, ASM357369v1, whole genome shotgun sequence genomic window:
- the LOC113324327 gene encoding uncharacterized protein LOC113324327, with protein MFGNIQAKIISLQQDLTHLQATNIQGNNTAKVMKLEKEIDTLNELQASSNRQKSRDHFYNDMDRNSKYFHIRDNHRRSRNKIDSLRAQNGTLCQNITLIEDLLVSHFKKISTTSNPADRHIFLQHIPNCISDQYNTYLVAVHSVQEIHEALSLMEPWTSPGPDGFPPGFYQSQSQVGKDDICKTVQAFFSSGFLLKKFNHTRVTLIPKTISAYKLEDYMPIALCNLIYKLITNIIALRLKKYIANIISPMQSAYVPGRLISENIYMVQELVKAMKNKSCRTGFLDLKMDMSKAFDRLERDFFIEVLKKFSFCDKFYNCLLFCKANQVQTNTLLKVIEDFSKCSGHLIDFHKSVVYFSKNTNPYICQIISGLLQLCSEDTSICARSLKAKYFPDGQVFNTQEHTKATWSWRSISSEFPFIERYSTWSVGDGRKILIWSYKWIEGLDEPPTPKSTATNAENFKYVHQLFNRYTGGWDYNILSSLFEYSIVSLIQNISIHHMLEDKLIWSLEKNGCFSVKLSYKKMMEEKNGNDSVGTRMQGIFKKLWKLPLLHRINQFIWKCVINILPTRDKLLSFIQEENSGCPFCNQVMETPNHCILECQTSRMVWFAVLGLHTSNSDDLVDWFCSWFDKLIAHQIQEEVLCKISITTWCIRNSRCDKAFNSKTVTPETIIHTCRKEIAEFEAKPKPVNKPTIPQPRTNLHWPPPPFFTFKINSDGSFQQLNNSGGVGLIIRDFAEQAEAKGLWEVAQWAKEKELENVVFELDSKLVVEAVNKNVFNIDWRLRNLILDIKELFNFFSSWKCCYVPKEKNKIADKLSKLARVERLSSVWLLEPPNEIATKVQQEADYVNNEA; from the exons ATGTTTGGTAATATTCAAGCAAAAATCATCAGTCTTCAACAAGACCTTACTCACCTTCAAGCCACTAATATTCAAGGTAACAACACAGCAAAAGTAATGAAGTTGGAAAAGGAGATTGATACTTTAAATGAACTACAAGCTAGCTCAAACAGACAAAAATccagagatcatttttataatgaTATGGATAGAAATTCAAAGTACTTCCATATAAGAGACAATCATAGAAGATCTAGAAACAAAATAGACTCATTGCGAGCACAAAATGGTACTTTGTGTCAAAACATAACCTTAATTGAAGATCTTCTTGTCTCTCATTTTAAGAAGATAAGCACTACTTCTAATCCTGCAGATAGACATATCTTCCTCCAGCATATTCCTAATTGTATTTCTGATCAATACAATACATATTTGGTAGCCGTTCATTCTGTTCAAGAAATTCATGAAGCTTTATCTCTAATGGAACCATGGACCTcacctggtccagatggttttccACCAGGATTTTACCAATCTCAATCGCAAGTTGGCAAAGATGATATATGCAAGACTGTTCAAGCTTTTTTCAGTTCAGGTTTTCTCCTCAAGAAGTTTAACCATACAAGAGTAACTTTAATTCCAAAGACTATTTCAGCCTACAAGCTAGAAGATTACATGCCAATTGCTCTATGTAACTTAATATATAAGCTTATTACTAACATTATTGCTCTCAGGTTAAAGAAATATATTGCAAATATTATTTCTCCAATGCAGTCCGCCTATGTTCCAGGGAGACTTATCTCAGAAAATATCTACATGGTCCAAGAATTAGTTAAGGCAATGAAGAATAAAAGTTGTAGAACTGGTTTTCTAGATTTGAAGATGGATATGTCAAAGGCCTTTGACAGATTAGAACGAGATTTCTTCATTGAAGTGCTAAAGAAGTTTAGTTTTTGTGACAAATTTT ATAATTGTCTGTTGTTCTGCAAAGCAAACCAGGTGCAAACTAATACTTTGCTTAAAGTGATAGAAGATTTTAGTAAGTGTTCTGGTCATTTAATCGATTTTCATAAATCAGTTGTCTACTTTAGCAAAAACACAAATCCTTATATTTGTCAAATTATCAGTGGTCTTCTTCAG TTATGCTCTGAAGATACATCTATTTGTGCAAGGTCTCTAAAAGCAAAGTACTTTCCAGATGGCCAAGTTTTTAACACTCAAGAACACACTAAAGCTACATGGTCTTGGAGAAGTATAAGTTCCGAGTTTCCATTCATTGAGAGGTATAGTACTTGGTCTGTGGGTGATGGCAGGAAAATTTTAATCTGGAGCTACAAGTGGATTGAGGGTCTTGATGAGCCACCTACTCCAAAATCTACTGCAACTAATGCTGAAAATTTCAAATATGTTCATCAGCTTTTCAATAGATATACAGGTGGATGGGACTATAATATTTTATCCTCTTTGTTTGAATATTCAATAGTAAGCTTGATACAAAATATCTCTATAcatcacatgcttgaagataaACTGATTTGGTCTCTTGAAAAGAATGGTTGTTTCTCTGTCAAATTAAGTTACAAGAAAATGATGGAGGAGAAGAATGGTAATGACTCAGTTGGAACAAGAATGCAGGGCATTTTCAAGAAACTCTGGAAGCTCCCTCTCCTTCATAGGATTAATCAATTTATTTGGAAGTGTGTCATAAATATTCTTCCTACTAGAGACAAACTTCTAAGCTTTATTCAAGAAGAAAATTCAGGATGCCCTTTCTGCAACCAAGTTATGGAAACTCCAAATCATTGCATACTAGAATGTCAAACTAGTAGGATGGTCTGGTTTGCTGTGTTGGGCTTACATACAAGTAACTCTGATGATCTGGTGGACTGGTTCTGCTCCTGGTTTGATAAACTTATTGCTCACCAAATTCAGGAAGAAGTTCTTTGCAAAATTTCCATAACAACATGGTGTATCAGGAATTCTAGATGTGACAAAGCTTTCAATTCCAAGACTGTCACTCCTGAGACCATCATTCATACGTGCAGAAAGGAGATTGCAGAATTTGAAGCCAAACCTAAGCCTGTTAATAAACCTACAATACCTCAACCCAGAACCAACTTACATTGGCCACCTCCCCCATTTTTCACCTTTAAAATTAATTCTGATGGTTCATTTCAGCAGCTTAATAATTCAGGTGGAGTCGGTCTAATTATCCGTGATTTTGCAG AACAAGCTGAAGCTAAAGGATTGTGGGAAGTAGCGCAGTGGGCTAAAGAAAAGGAATTGGAGAATGTAGTGTTTGAATTGGATTCAAAGCTTGTTGTTGAAGCAGTGAACAAGAATGTCTTCAATATCGACTGGAGATTACGCAATTTAATTCTAGATATTAAGgagttatttaatttttttagctCTTGGAAATGTTGTTATGTtcctaaagagaaaaataaaatagcaGATAAACTATCTAAGCTTGCTAGAGTAGAAAGGTTAAGCAGTGTTTGGTTACTAGAACCTCCAAATGAGATTGCTACTAAAGTGCAGCAAGAAGCAGACTATGTAAACAATGAAGCTTAA
- the LOC113320915 gene encoding uncharacterized protein LOC113320915, protein MDWGICGQLYSQDGKKYMEDGVKCIDYVDYWPDVIEEDAVNEKYCKKVLRKLIKKADHELEEDLFILQTRLEWAEKNKHDEWFDTCYKGLKENIQKLELSICSLKDVGHGDIDDNHTKVLREPARRVHEVIKALLSKELQNKHEQMGQPADSIPEEVRSDQQPAGIFSEDLRSSELPADILSRDLGSDEQPSKIVTEDLRTDTLSHSSGLSDSTTAETEKAKSKFTSFTESSLCLKPNPDVSAAVNIQDFGDTVTSGTTSIISSLTVPGHMNENAIQPLKCHGQEPMISVIEKTLSLVPSLELLQRQEKNMASKSSFVLSNPSVNSKGEAALKPESIAQSNRSGTQKSGLTVTENRKRSTSYWNSKGTKKHMQNHVNGRCMPVSLRHNSTSDISSSNSSLMLQEQMDKQVMQFNTEPLTSVTYEPVPLLPSSAIQRKVRIKSEIHVVEEPKSITGVSVHRDSSLNSQRKISQSVESKAQLFPLGTEKSVAALTGSMTGSASSSKSRGTQKRKQDQVEGQKSYRRSLTSREKQKSRVIQKDGERVKMPMVASNEPLSLPEPTTYNDLNNLKLKQWQKHGMSLGLRGWKDYRKEALIHKILEAKKPDAQMCIGTSMSR, encoded by the exons ATGGACTGGGGTATCTGTGGTCAATTATATAGCCAAG ATGGAAAAAAATACATGGAAGATGGCGTGAAGTGTATTGACTACGTTGACTACTGGCCTG ATGTGATCGAGGAAGATGCTGTAAACGAAAAGTATTGTAAGAAAGTACTCAGAAAGCTGATAAAGAAGGCAGATCATGAACTGGAAGAAGACCTGTTCATCCTTCAAACACGGCTGGAGTGGGCAGAAAAAAATAAACATGATGAATGGTTTGACACATGCTACAAAGGATtgaaagaaaatatccaaaagctCGAGTTGTCAATATGCAGTTTGAAGGATGTGGGACATGGGGATATTGATGATAATCACACAAAAGTGCTTAGAGAGCCTGCGAGGAGAGTCCATGAGGTTATAAAAGCTTTACTTAGCAAAGAGTTACAAAATAAACACGAGCAG ATGGGTCAGCCTGCAGATAGCATCCCGGAAGAGGTGAGATCTGATCAGCAGCCTGCGGGCATTTTTTCTGAAGATTTGAGATCGAGTGAGCTGCCTGCAGACATTCTTTCCAGAGATTTGGGATCAGATGAACAACCTTCTAAGATTGTTACTGAAGATTTGAGAACGGATACTTTAAGTCATTCTAGTGGACTGTCTGATTCAACTACAGCAGAAACAGAAAAGGCCAAATCGAAGTTTACTTCCTTTACTGAGTCAAGCTTGTGTTTGAAGCCGAATCCAGATGTCTCAGCAGCAGTGAACATCCAGGATTTTGGTGACACGGTTACTTCTGGCACTACTAGTATAATTTCATCCCTGACGGTTCCAGGACATATGAATGAAAATGCAATCCAGCCATTGAAATGTCATGGCCAAGAACCCATGATTTCTGTTATTGAAAAGACTCTCAGTTTAGTACCTTCTTTGGAGTTACTGCAGCGACAAGAAAAGAATATGGCCAGTAAATCTTCTTTCGTTCTCTCAAATCCATCCGTAAATTCAAAGGGGGAGGCGGCACTAAAACCAGAGAGTATTGCTCAATCAAATCGATCAGGTACCCAAAAATCTGGTCTAACTGTTACTGAAAACAGGAAGAGATCTACGTCGTACTGGAATTCAAAAGGGACAAAGAAACACATGCAGAATCACGTGAATGGACGATGTATGCCAGTGTCACTTAGACACAATTCTACTAGCGACATTTCAAGTTCTAATTCATCTTTGATGTTGCAAGAACAGATGGATAAACAAGTAATGCAGTTCAACACAGAACCCTTGACTTCTGTTACTTATGAACCTGTTCCTCTTTTACCATCTTCGGCTATCCAACGAAAGGTAAGAATCAAATCAGAGATCCATGTTGTCGAAGAGCCTAAAAGTATCACTGGTGTTTCAGTTCACCGGGATTCATCCTTGAACTCTCAAAGGAAGATAAGTCAGAGTGTGGAGAGTAAAGCTCAATTGTTTCCGTTGGGTACTGAAAAATCTGTTGCAGCTCTTACAGGAAGCATGACCGGTTCTgcttcatcttccaaatcaagagGGACACAGAAACGAAAGCAGGATCAAGTGGAAGGCCAGAAATCCTACAGAAGAAGCTTGACGTCACGGGAGAAACAGAAGAGCCGCGTAATTCAGAAAGATGGAGAGAGAGTGAAAATGCCTATGGTTGCTTCTAATGAACCCCTGAGTCTGCCAGAGCCTACAACTTACAATGATTTGAATAACCTCAAATTAAAACAGTGGCAGAAACATGGGATGTCACTAGGTCTGAGAGGGTGGAAGGACTATCGAAAAGAAGCTCTCATTCATAAAATACTGGAGGCAAAAAAGCCGGATGCACAAATGTGTATAGGCACCTCAATGAGTCGATAA
- the LOC113321197 gene encoding uncharacterized protein LOC113321197 — protein MRMKGSLTNIFRRRYRAALQDLERSTEVLKSEHKHQHTKIPHYLNIKELGLLGNSVYKGPFYRSITTLTASLQNYQTISPNNSSLSCGTFDKPWSASQHRGVKVLGTDVRSGNVIQRKGRIYQVLKAQHTQQGRGGAIIQVELRDVDSGNKVTERFRTDEAMERVFVEEKSFTYLYTIGESVTLMEPETYEQMEVTKDLFGKASAYLKEDMKVSLQLYDGKVMSATIPPRVTCTVAEAKGNMKGLTVTPQYRRVLLENGLTVQAPPFIEVGDQIIVNTVDDSYVTRAKE, from the exons ATGAGGATGAAAGGGAGTTTGACTAATATCTTCAGACGAAGATATCGTGCAGCTCTTCAAGATTTAGAAAGATCAACAGAAGTTTTAAAGTCCGAACACAAACACCAGCACACTAAGATTCCTCATTATCTG AACATAAAAGAACTTGGTTTACTGGGAAATTCAGTTTACAAAGGACCTTTTTACAG AAGCATCACAACTCTCACGGCATCACTACAAAATTACCAGACCATCTCACCTAATAATAGTTCGCTTTCGTGTGGTACCTTTGACAAACCATGGTCCGCTTCCCAACACCGTGGAGTTAAAGTTTTAGGCACTGAT GTCAGAAGCGGGAATGTCATCCAAAGGAAAG GACGTATTTATCAG GTTCTTAAAGCACAACACACACAGCAGGGAAGAGGAGGAGCAATAATACAG GTGGAATTACGTGATGTTGACAGTGGAAACAAAGTGACCGAAAGATTTCGCACCGATGAGGCTATGGAAA GAGTTTTTGTCGAAGAGAAATCTTTCACCTATTTGTACACCATAGGCGAGTCAGTAACACTAATGGA GCCTGAAACATATGAACAAATGGAGGTAACGAAGGACTTGTTTGGCAAGGCTTCTGCATACCTAAAAG AGGATATGAAAGTCAGCTTGCAATTATATGATGGTAAAGTGATGTCTGCTACTATTCCACCACGGGTGACATGTACTGTTGCTGAAGCAAAAGGCAATATGAAGGGGCTGACTGTCACACCTCA GTATAGAAGAGTTTTGCTGGAAAATGGTCTTACAGTGCAA GCGCCTCCATTCATTGAAGTTGGTGATCAGATAATTGTCAATACAGTCGATGACTCATATGTCACTAG GGCGAAGGAGTGA
- the LOC113322942 gene encoding uncharacterized protein LOC113322942 isoform X3, which translates to MFNLYGQHSSSRNCPNKSVTCILRWATYAKDPCCPQCKLSFEFLLLHRSIDGSIHDYMFEESICLLLRAPWFKPLEVDSHEEESHEQHIDIYDYQIEYDNDEDDDEYLETMRVRSSSNLRIGNRMWGDNGFVRGGRVEARPVNRSNFPNLDAGPSRGSNNKNKETTPTGRRAKRALKREAADRAAAAKNLQSFKLSEN; encoded by the exons ATgttcaatttgtatggacaacaTAGTTCTTCAAGAAACTGCCCTAATAAAAG TGTGACTTGCATTCTGAGGTGGGCCACATACGCTAAGGATCCTTGTTGCCCGCAGTGTAAGCTGTCATTTGAGTTCCTTCTTCTTCACCGATCGATTGATGGCAG TATTCATGACTACATGTTTGAGGAAAGTATATGTCTGCTTCTTAGAGCACCGTGGTTTAAGCCTTTGGAGGTAGATTCCCATGAAGAAGAGTCACATGAACAGCATATAGATATTTATGATTACCAGATTGAGtatgacaacgacgaagatgatgatgaataccTAGAGACTATGAGGGTGAGAAGCTCATCGAATCTTCGTATTGGTAACCGAATGTGGGGTGATAATGGTTTTGTTAGGGGAGGGCGTGTCGAAGCAAGACCTGTAAATCGTAGCAACTTTCCCAACCTTGATGCAGGTCCTTCTCGTGGTTCTAATAATAAAAACAAAGAGACTACCCCAACAGGGCGAAGAgcaaagagagcattgaagcgtgAAGCTGCAGATAGGGCCGCTGCTGCAAAAAACCTCCAGTCATTTAAGTTATCAGAGAATTGA
- the LOC113322942 gene encoding E3 ubiquitin-protein ligase RHF1A-like isoform X2: METVNQSITISEKEEESSASSLVDKCTMMSEAEGICSICMDNIVLQETALIKGCEHAYCVTCILRWATYAKDPCCPQCKLSFEFLLLHRSIDGSIHDYMFEESICLLLRAPWFKPLEVDSHEEESHEQHIDIYDYQIEYDNDEDDDEYLETMRVRSSSNLRIGNRMWGDNGFVRGGRVEARPVNRSNFPNLDAGPSRGSNNKNKETTPTGRRAKRALKREAADRAAAAKNLQSFKLSEN, encoded by the exons ATGGAGACTGTAAATCAATCCATTACAATTTCTGAAAAG GAGGaggaatcatcagcatcatcattggTTGATAAGTGTACGATGATGTCTGAAGCTGAAGGAATATgttcaatttgtatggacaacaTAGTTCTTCAAGAAACTGCCCTAATAAAAGGTTGCGAGCATGCCTACTG TGTGACTTGCATTCTGAGGTGGGCCACATACGCTAAGGATCCTTGTTGCCCGCAGTGTAAGCTGTCATTTGAGTTCCTTCTTCTTCACCGATCGATTGATGGCAG TATTCATGACTACATGTTTGAGGAAAGTATATGTCTGCTTCTTAGAGCACCGTGGTTTAAGCCTTTGGAGGTAGATTCCCATGAAGAAGAGTCACATGAACAGCATATAGATATTTATGATTACCAGATTGAGtatgacaacgacgaagatgatgatgaataccTAGAGACTATGAGGGTGAGAAGCTCATCGAATCTTCGTATTGGTAACCGAATGTGGGGTGATAATGGTTTTGTTAGGGGAGGGCGTGTCGAAGCAAGACCTGTAAATCGTAGCAACTTTCCCAACCTTGATGCAGGTCCTTCTCGTGGTTCTAATAATAAAAACAAAGAGACTACCCCAACAGGGCGAAGAgcaaagagagcattgaagcgtgAAGCTGCAGATAGGGCCGCTGCTGCAAAAAACCTCCAGTCATTTAAGTTATCAGAGAATTGA
- the LOC113322942 gene encoding uncharacterized protein LOC113322942 isoform X1, whose product METVNQSITISEKEEESSASSLVDKCTMMSEAEGICSICMDNIVLQETALIKETEYQLYVTLLFLSCSVTCILRWATYAKDPCCPQCKLSFEFLLLHRSIDGSIHDYMFEESICLLLRAPWFKPLEVDSHEEESHEQHIDIYDYQIEYDNDEDDDEYLETMRVRSSSNLRIGNRMWGDNGFVRGGRVEARPVNRSNFPNLDAGPSRGSNNKNKETTPTGRRAKRALKREAADRAAAAKNLQSFKLSEN is encoded by the exons ATGGAGACTGTAAATCAATCCATTACAATTTCTGAAAAG GAGGaggaatcatcagcatcatcattggTTGATAAGTGTACGATGATGTCTGAAGCTGAAGGAATATgttcaatttgtatggacaacaTAGTTCTTCAAGAAACTGCCCTAATAAAAG AGACGGAGTATCAGTTATATGTTACTCTATTGTTTTTATCATGTAGTGTGACTTGCATTCTGAGGTGGGCCACATACGCTAAGGATCCTTGTTGCCCGCAGTGTAAGCTGTCATTTGAGTTCCTTCTTCTTCACCGATCGATTGATGGCAG TATTCATGACTACATGTTTGAGGAAAGTATATGTCTGCTTCTTAGAGCACCGTGGTTTAAGCCTTTGGAGGTAGATTCCCATGAAGAAGAGTCACATGAACAGCATATAGATATTTATGATTACCAGATTGAGtatgacaacgacgaagatgatgatgaataccTAGAGACTATGAGGGTGAGAAGCTCATCGAATCTTCGTATTGGTAACCGAATGTGGGGTGATAATGGTTTTGTTAGGGGAGGGCGTGTCGAAGCAAGACCTGTAAATCGTAGCAACTTTCCCAACCTTGATGCAGGTCCTTCTCGTGGTTCTAATAATAAAAACAAAGAGACTACCCCAACAGGGCGAAGAgcaaagagagcattgaagcgtgAAGCTGCAGATAGGGCCGCTGCTGCAAAAAACCTCCAGTCATTTAAGTTATCAGAGAATTGA